The proteins below are encoded in one region of Festucalex cinctus isolate MCC-2025b chromosome 2, RoL_Fcin_1.0, whole genome shotgun sequence:
- the LOC144015094 gene encoding transcription factor HES-2-like: MSPSITSEASQPLTVRSTVAQRKQAHELRKTLKPLLEKRRRARINDSLSHLKSLILPLVGKDNARYSKLEKADILEMTVRFLRDLPTSPAKDPAKSYREGYKACLQRVSALLPQSSLNQDACKRVSDFVRRSMSATVTPSCLNCCAQTCRAFPHIQQRLLSLKSGVSSTRTDSQRQSQPVAPGPREAQHVAPAVSADMWRPW; this comes from the exons ATGAGTCCCAGCATCACTTCCGAGGCCAGCCAGCCTCTCACTGTCAGGTCCACCGTGGCCCAGAGGAAACAGGCCCACGAGCTTAGAAAG ACTCTCAAACCGCTGTTGGAGAAGAGAAGACGTGCTCGTATTAATGACAGTCTGAGCCATTTGAAGAGTCTCATTCTGCCCCTGGTTGGCAAAGACAACGCGCGCTACTCCAAGCTAGAGAAAGCTGACATTCTGGAAATGACAGTCCGCTTCCTCAGGGACCTTCCAACGTCTCCCGCAAAAG ATCCGGCAAAAAGTTACAGAGAAGGCTACAAAGCGTGCCTGCAGCGAGTGTCCGCTCTGCTCCCTCAAAGCAGCCTCAACCAGGACGCGTGCAAGCGAGTCAGCGACTTCGTGCGTCGCTCCATGTCCGCCACCGTCACCCCGTCCTGCCTCAACTGCTGCGCTCAGACCTGCAGGGCGTTCCCCCACATCCAGCAGAGGCTGCTGAGCCTCAAGTCCGGCGTCAGCTCCACGCGGACCGACAGCCAGCGTCAGTCCCAGCCGGTGGCCCCCGGGCCCCGCGAGGCGCAACATGTCGCGCCTGCTGTCAGCGCGGACATGTGGAGGCCCTGGTAG
- the LOC144014557 gene encoding transcription factor HES-2-like, with the protein MSPNMTCDALTPFSLRSTVAKRKEALELRKTMKPLVEKRRRARINDSLNHLKELILPLTGRDKIHYSKLEKADILEMTVRFLSGIPSVQHKNSTDSYKEGYKACLQRVSARLPKSSLEPDVSRQLTDFIQRSMAANVNRQCLNCCSQNSAALPHIQQRLLSLKSSLGQKAEAVALVTARSDPQNDSAPMWRPW; encoded by the exons ATGTCTCCAAACATGACTTGTGACGCTCTGACACCCTTTTCTCTGAGGTCCACCGTGGCCAAAAGGAAAGAAGCTCTTGAACTCAGAAAG actatgAAACCTTTGGTGGAAAAAAGAAGGCGCGCTCGTATTAACGACAGCCTGAACCATTTGAAAGAACTGATTCTTCCTCTCACCGGCAGagat AAGATTCATTACTCTAAGCTGGAGAAAGCAGACATCCTGGAAATGACTGTGAGGTTCCTCAGTGGCATCCCCTCGGTCCAACATAAAA ATTCCACAGACAGTTACAAAGAGGGTTACAAGGCTTGCCTCCAGCGCGTCTCTGCGCGCCTTCCCAAAAGCAGCCTAGAACCGGACGTCAGCCGTCAGCTGACCGACTTCATTCAGCGCTCCATGGCTGCCAACGTCAACCGGCAGTGCCTCAACTGCTGCAGCCAAAACTCCGCGGCTCTCCCGCACATCCAACAGAGGCTCCTTAGCCTCAAGTCCAGCCTGGGACAGAAAGCGGAGGCGGTGGCCCTGGTCACAGCTCGCTCAGATCCACAGAACGACAGCGCCCCCATGTGGAGACCTTGGTAG